The genomic segment TTCCTACCCTGACCCTCTTTACTGCCAGGGCTgtccttagtttaaaaaaaataaaagggccaGGAGCGCGGAACAGGCGGAGGTTATTTGCATAAAGAGGAGGGACTTACGAGCACTAGGATGCCGATTGGCTGAGGAGGCGGGCCTCCTGGGGTCGGCTGTAGGGACTTGTTGAGGGGTAGGGAATGCGGCGCAGGTCGTCTGGGCGGTTGGGACGCAGAATTTACTCGACGAATGTGGGAGAAAGAGGCGGAGCGTGCGTCGTACGTTCGAGGAAAGATGGGAGCGGAGAGACGTAGGGACGCCAAAAGTGGAAGGAAACGTTTCACGGCCCATGGCGCCTTCAGCTGAGGAGACGGAGAGAGAGGACAGGGGCTGGCGGGGCGGAATTAGCAGCCAGAGGGCGGAGCTTGCGCAGACCTGGTAAGAGTTCCAGCTCTCGCGTCCCTCCACGGGTTTGGGGTGGTTGTTGGGGGGAAGTTGGGGCGAAgttggggcgggggcggggccttcCAGTTATTAAATCACGTCATGCAAATGAGGTGGTTAGACAGACCAATCCAAAAGTCCCGGGAAACCTATCGCCTGCACCAAGCAGTGAAGGCTTCCTTACGGCAGTTCTATATATTCGCATAATGTATGCAAATCATTTGAACAAAGATAGACTGGGAATACCTTGATCATTAAAATATCGGCAACCATCGACTAAGACGGACGTTTAATTTTATAACCTATATCTTTGtgaataaattttcatatttgaTATTGGGAGTTTGTAATTTCTTAACAATGGGtttcattttgcaaaatgaaagTAGTTTACCTCCTTTGTCTCTTACTATCCGATTCTAGAGCTCTCTGCTCCCATCTGACTTACTATCATTCAACGACTATGATTTGAAGGCGCTGGAGATATGCACAGGATATTTTAGAAGTAGAGAAGTGAAATATGACTATACCTGGGGTGGTTGAGAAATGCTTCTAGAAGAGTTCTTATTAAGagatatggccgggcgcggtggctcaagcctgtaatcccagcactttgggaggccgaggcgggtggatcacaaggtcgagaaatcgagatcaacctggtcaacatggtgaaaccccgtctctactaaaaatacaaaacattagctgggcatggtggtggcgcatgcctgtaatcccagctactcaggaggctgaggcaggagaattgcctgaacccaggaggcggaggttgcggtgagccgagatcgcgccattgcactccagcctgggtaacaggagcaaaactccgtctcaaaaaaaaaaaaaaaaaaagagatatgaaGGGCAGGGCTCGGTGTCTTACGCCTgtcatcttagcactttgggaatacggaggtggctggatcacctgaggtcgggagtttgagatcagcctggctaacatagtgaaactccgtctctactaaaaatataaaaattagtaagcTGTCGTGGTGcgccactgtagtcccagctcttcatgaggctgaggcatgagaatcacttgaacctggggaatggaggttgcagtgagctgagatagtgctactgcattccatcctgggccacaaagtgagactccatctcagagaaacaaaagcaaaaaacgaGAAGTGTAGAAGATTGGAGTAGATGTCTGtgaacaatatataaataaatagataccaAGAACAAGTTAGAACTTACCCAAGTTTGAGAAGTGTACATCTCAGGTGCAGAGAACAGATTAGTAGAGGCATGAATTTGGGGGGGCCTGTGCCTAGGCTGACGTGGCTAAAAAAGGGAGACTACTTGTTCATTATGGAAAGTGAAGGCAGAAAAGTTTGCAGGAATCAGATGAGAATTTTAGCCTAAGGCTCAGTAAGATTTAAGATGACTCCCTGGCTGACTACTACCACACATACCATTTTGTTACCCTTTGcagcagaatttctttttattttcttcttttttttttttttttgagatggtgtctcactctgtagcccaggctggagtgcagtggcatgaactcagctcgctgcaacctccgcctcccgggtctggttcaagcaattctacctcagcctcccaagtagctgggattacaggcatgaaccaccatgcccaactaatttttgtattttttagtagagaggaggtttcaccatattggccagtctgatcttgaactcctgacttcatgttccacccgcctcggcctcccaaagtgctgggattacaggcatgagccacctggcctggccagAATTTCTTTTAAGGGCTGTTCATTGACATTGTCTCCAGTGAGTTTCTCCTTCCagtctctcttttgttttcctttctttttttttttttttagtcagagtctagctctgtcaccaggttggagtggctggagtactgtggcgagatcttggctcactgcaacctccaaccccctggttcaagcaattctcctgccttagcctcctttgtatctgggattacaggcacacgctaatttttttttttttttgagatggagtcttgttctgtaacccaggctggagtgcagtggtgcaatctcagctcactgcaacctctgactcctgggtcctggttcaagcagttctcctacctcagcctcctaagtagctgggattataggcacgagccaccatgcccagctaatttttgtatttttaagtagagatggggtttcaccatgttggccaggctggtcttggactcttgacctcaggtgatccgcctgcctcggcctcccaaagtgttgggattacaggcatgagccaccatgcccagccgtaaattctttattttattcagtaaCACCAGTTCTTTtattcatccacccattcattcaaGTTTTAAACATTATTGAGGGCTTGTGATATGTCAGGTACAACAGCATTGGTCACTTTATCCCCTTTTCAGAGAAAAGACTCAGAGGCTGAGTGATTTGTCAAAGTCACAAAGCTTAAAGTGGCGGAGAATGTTGGTTCAAGGTATTCCTTGCTCTTCATGAAAGCTATCATGGGCCTGGGTACACTGGACATGTCTTTTCATCCTGCCTGCACTTCTTGAGGTTAAGGCTGTCTTATACAGCTGGAATCCCCCTTGGTGCATGAAGCCATCTGCTATAGTGGACACATTACAGTGTTGTTGGTGGATTGTTCATATGGGCAAATTCTTGCCACCTTTCCCTCAAGACCTGTCTTTCCTTCCCAAacccaggaaaataaaaatccccCAAATAAAAACTAAGCTGACTTGATCTGCAGAGAGagggtaatttatttaatttgttaacTCTGGCTTACAGTTTTATCTTCTGTTTCCATATCTGGGTCATTAGAACCCCCTTCAATCCCACCACATTCCTTTTCCCTTCAAATCAGGGTAACTCAGAGATAGCTTTCTTGGCTGGGGGACCCGTTGGCTTTTCCTGTTCTCTCGCTTTTTCCTCATACATCAGGATCCTGGTTGAGATGGGAAGAGGCACAGGGATCAGGGAACATTCTTCTCAAGGGAATAAATCGTAGGCTGCTGGGGAAGGCTGAAAGGGGATGAGATGtaaaggtggaaggggaaggtggaagggcaggGGTGGAAGGTTCTGAGGCTGTGGGGACCAGGATTAAGGATAGGGATGGGGACAGGACCTTGGAAGGGTCCCTTTAAGGTTGGAAGAATGGATGATGAGCAAAGCGTAGAAAAGTTCAGCCTGGGGACAAGGgtaggggtgggggaggagaaaACAGTTAAGTATAGGGGAGATTGGAACTTGACACTCACATTTTTAGGATGGCAGATCTCTTGCCCAGCATCATCCTGAGAAAGTCAGGGTAGCTGAACGTCTCCCCAGAGCCACTGGACACCTCTCCAATTAATTTCTTTAGCTCTAGGTGAGTCTTGGGGACCCCAAGTTTCTCCAGCATTCGCTTCAGGGACATGATATCTGGGGGcagagggtggggatggggggaagGTAGGGAGACTCTCTCCTCTCCCACTTCCACATCCCCATTCTTCTTCCTCCCACTCTGGTAGGTGGGCCCCCTCCCAAATGATGAGGAAAGGAGCATGTAGGAGGGACCTCTGCCTTCCTAGGtctgcaccccacccccacccccaatcaCCAGTTTCTCACCAATATCACCGTTTCCATTAAGGTCAAACTCCATGTATTTCTCTGGATGAGGGGAGAGAGCAGAGCCAGTAAGCAGTGACTGGAGGGTTTTTGGCAGGGGATTGAGGAAGGGGTTGTCAACCAACTGCTAGGTAGAGGAGACAGtgtggaaggaggaggaggggcaggcagaGAAAGTAGGGTTCGGGAGTTGACAGCCAGCTAGGGTTTAAGGAGCTAGAGGGGATGCTGAGAGGGGCAGGTCTGGGAAAGGGACTGCAGTATGTGGCAGGAGGGCAATATAGGCAGGATCCCCTCTTGCTACCACAAAAGAAAACTTTGTGTCTCTGCTGTCCCTGCCCTGTTCTTGTGGAAATCCCAACCCTCCTACCCCCCcggccccacctccacccctacAGTCTTCCCCTCACCTTTGAAGGCTTTCAGTTTGTAGGGCAGATCCTCATCACTGCTATATTTGGGATCATCTAGGAATTGCTATGGAGAGGAAAATAAGAGCCAGGGTAGGCCCTCCCTATCCACGCCCCATCCCCCAGGCTCTGCCCCCTTAGTTCTTCCTTCTACCTTGTTGATCTCATCCAGCCTTTCTTCCTGCTGGGCCTTCAGCAGTCCAAAAGCTTTTCCTCctgtggcgggggaggggggggggGCGGAAAGGATTAATCAGCCCTtatccctcctttcctctccttacCCTGACACCAACCCAGGGACATTCACAGTTAGCCTGCCTAGGCCAGGCGACTGCCCTCCTAGCCCACAGCCCAGGTCTGTCCATCTCCTTCCTCCGATCTGATGCCCctgcctctcccaccctccctACCCTGTAAATCCCTGGTTTGGCTCATAGCTCAGCAGATGCCggtggaggtggggagacagACCAAGCTGGAGGCCTCTGTCTGcagccttttcttctttctcactaGTCTTCTCAGATCCTCCCaaacttcccctttcccctcattccttcctcctctgcctcccagacctCACTTCCCCATCAGGTTCTGCTGACACTAGCACCCCAGGAAGAAGGGGGAGCCCTGTGTGAaatgcagatgagaaaataacATTCTCCCAAATTCTTCTTAAATGAGAGCCCAGTGTGtacatgaaagaaatattttgataagCTATTGGAGGTGTGCACAAAGGGGAGGAAGACACCAGGGGGATTTATTCTCAGGAACAAATGGTCTTTTTGAACAGGTCCAATGTTCAGGTAGTTATAAGACCTTTCATGAGTCGGGGCAAGCAAGTGTGGATAGGAAGCCAAGGAAGGGCTGGCTGAATTTTCTTGCTCTGTAGGTGAGAGAAGACTCTCAAGTCAGCTGGCAGCTCCAGGAGGGTGACAAGATGGGTACAAGGTTTAGAAAGGGAGAGACATCTCACTCCCAGCCTGGAAGCTCCAAGGAGGCCCTTAGAAATATGGAaatgtcgccgggcgcggtggctcaagcctgtaatcccagcactttgggaggccaaggcgggtggatcacaaggtcgagagattgagaccatctggtcaacatggtgaaatcccgtctctactaaaaatacaaaaaattagctgggcatggtggcacgtacctgtaatcccagctactcaggaggctgaggcaggagaattgcctgaacccaggaggcggaggttgcggtgagccgagattgcgccattgcactccagcctgagtaacaagagcgaaactccatctcaaaaaaaaaaaaaaaaaaaaaaaaaaaattagctggggccgggtgcggtggctcaagcctgtaatcctagcactttgggaggccaaggcgggtggatcacgaggtcaagagatcgagaccatcctggtcaacatggtgaaaccctgtctctactaaaaatacaaaaaattagctgggcatggtggtgcgtgcctgtaatcccagctactcgggaggctgaggcaggagaattgcctgaacccaggaggcggaggttgcggtgagccgagatcgcgccattgcactccagcctgggtaacaagagagaaactccgtctcaaaaaaaaaaaaaagaaatatggaaatgTCTAATgacacattttaatttgtttgctttaggacaggcgtccccaaactatagcccgcgggccgcatgcagaccactgaggccatttatccggccccccgccgtacttcaggaaggggcacctctttcattggtggtcagtgagaggagcacagtatgtggctgccctccaacggtctgagggacagtgaactggccccctgtgtaaaaagtttagggacgcctgcttTAGGATGTGCAGTGTAACCCTCTCATCTTATGTCCTTTGAAATCTTCAGTAAAATCTAcagagatcaggaatttgagaattTAAGTAGATTCTTTGGAGGAACTGAAAGTGATATTTAAACAGCATGTGTAGACACAAGAGCCAGGAAGTGAGGCTGACATCAGGTTTGCATATTGCTCCTGCATGCATGCATGTAGGCGTGTTTGTGCAGTGGGGGTGCTGGTCACTGTGGGTTCATCAGAATGGATAATAGCCTCTGACACATGCCTCCCTAGGCATAACCTTTACCCCCCTGCCACTCTGTTTGGCCAGTCGCTTCTCGGGTTGGTGAGGACAGCACATTTCCCTCATTGAGATGTCCTTGTCCAAACTCCCTGCCCAGGGCACCATCCACCCTGCTCCGGCTTTAATGAAGATacctttccttctcccttccccccgacatatttcctcttctgtagatGGGAATTTTCACTTCTCACTGCCCTCTCTCTGACCCAGGCAGGTAGGGGAGATCCTGGAGTGAACTGTGGCTTCTTGACTTCCCTTTATTGCAATTGCCTTTTCCTGCTGCAGAGAGAGCTGCAACCCGGCATTCCCAATGTTCTCAGCGCCTGCTGGGAGAAACTCACCTctttattcatacattcattcaacaaatatttacagaatgcttactatatgccaggcatgcCTTTAGGCCCAACAAATGAAAACTCGTGTCTTCATGGTTGATATTATTGGGGAAGGCagacaatacaaataaataagtatattaaaGTCACTAGGTGCCTATGGAGGAAAACAAAGTAGGGGAGAGGGAACATAGGAGTATTGCCGATGGTccccagttgtttttttttttgttgttgttgttgtttttgagacggagtttagctcttactacccaggctggagtgcgatggcacgatctcggctcaccgcaacctccacctcctgggttcaggcaattctcctgcctcagccttctgagtagctgggattacaggcacgcaccaccatgcccagctaattttttgtatttttagtagagacggggtttcaacaccatgttgaccaggatggtctcgatctcttgacctcgtgatccacccacctcggcctcccaaagtgctgggattacaggcttgagccactgcacccggcctgttttttgttttttttgagactgagtcttgctctgttgcccagactggagtgcagtggcgcaatctcagctcactgcaacctctacctcccaggttgatgcagttcttctacctcagcctccaaaatagctggatggccaggctggtgttgaactcctgaccttgtgatccacccaccttggcctcccaaagtgctgggattacaggcatgagccaccatgcccggctggtcCCCAGTTTTAAATATGGTAgtctggctaggcatggtggcttaagcctgtggtcctagccacttaggaggctgaagcaggaagattgcttaagtctaggagatcgaggctgcagtgagccatggttgtgtcATTACATTTcaatctgagcaacagagtgcTCAGattgaagcaaaaaataaaataaataggccaggcgcagtggttcacgcctgtaatcccagcactttgggaagcagaggtgggtggatcacctgaggtcaggagtttgagaccagcatggccaacatggtgaaactctgtctctactaaaaatacaaaaaattagccaggcgtggtggcacatgccagtaatcccagctactcagaaggctgaggcaggagaatcacttgaacccaggatggggaggttgcagtgagccgagattgcgccagcctgggcaacaagaatgaaactctgtctccaaaaaaagtaaaaaataaataaatagagtggCTAGAGAAGACTTCACTGAAAAAGTGATATTTCAGCAAAGATTTTGAGCAAGCAAAGGAACAAGCCTCTGTCTTCCTAGGCCTGCTCTTgctctgtgactcaggctggagtgcagtggcactatcttggctcactgcaacctccgcctcctgggttcaagcaattctcctgcctcagcctcctgagtagctgggactaaagtgctgggattacaggcatgagccaccatgcctggccaaatcaCCTTTTTCTCACTGATACCTCTGTTTCCATTCTGTCCAAACTCCATGTATTTCTTTGGGTAAAGAAAGAGAACAGACAGGGTAAGCACTGGCTAGAGGGTCTTTGGCAGAGGACTGAGGAAGGGGTTGCCGACCAAGTGCTAGGTTGGGGAAAGGATGTGGAAGAAGGAGACTGAGCAGGCAGAGTAGGCTTGGGGAGTTGAGGTACTATGTAAGGTGGATATATGGatagaaagaaaaatccttttttttttttttgagatggagtcaaaAATCACCAGATTGGAgcccagtggcacgatcttggctcactgcaacctcctctcgggttcaagcaattctccctcagcctttgAAGTAGaaggtgagactacaggcatgagccaccacacccaactcatttttgtatttttagtagagacgggctttcaccatgttggccaggatggtctcgatctcttgaccttgtgatctgcccgcctcagcctcccaaagtgctgggattacaggtgtgagccattgcacctggccagaaaaatatttcttgatcCTGAAGTGGAGTAGGTGCCACTGTTGCTTCTAGTGTTGAATCCAGAAACATAGCTGGACATGGAATCAGAGGATGAGTGAGAAATGCTGACTGAGTCTAGAGAtgccaaggaggaggaggaagaggaagaggaggagttaGTCAATTCCTAACAAAAGTGAAAGAGTGATGCATGCAGCTGAAAAGATGAGTAAAGTCTCAGAGCAGCTGGAGCCCTGTGATAAGCATGTGTCATCCAGATCACAGACAGGAGAGGATTGCACAAAGCTCTTTGACTTCTTCTAGTGCTAGGGACCAGTGCATGGCCCACAAATCCTTTAACAGCTTGAAATGAATGTGCAGACTCCTTCACCTGAGCTTTCATCACTTGGGCATCAGGATATTTccctatggtttttttttttttttttttttttttttttttttttttttttttttttttaggcagagtttcgctcttgttacccaggctggagtgcaatggcacgatctcggctcaccgcaacctccgcctcctgggttcaggcaattctcctgcctcagcctcctgagtagctgggattacaggcacgcaccaccatgcccggctaattttttgtatttttagtagagacggggtttcaccatgttgaccaggatggtctcgatctctcgacctcatgatccacccgcctcagcctcccaaagtgctgggattacaggcttgagccaccgcgcccggctcctatGGTTTTAAATACACCATTTGTTTCTAGTTTATGTAACTATAAGCCCATGTGAACCTCATGGATTTTGGCTTAGGCAAACAGCTTCTCtgtttgcaaaacaaaaaaatagactatttttttcttttcattcaaggGCTGGTGAATCCTGGGACCCCAGGGTTACATCAAGGTAAATTTATCATCATGATTATAGTCCAGGACTGAAAGGGAGTTATTCCAGGATTTTTGCAAAGAatctgagtttttgttgttgttgttttattttgttttgagatggagtcttactctgttggccaggttggaatgcaatggtgccatctctgctgactgcaacctccgcctcccaagttcaagcgattctcctgtctcagccttccgagtagctggaaccacaagtgtgtgccaccacacctggctaattttttgtatttttagtagagacagggtttcaccatgttggcccagctggtctcaaactcctgacctcaggtaatccaccccaccttggcctcccaaagtgctgggattactggtatgagccactgcacctggtctatgttcagctaatttttctatatttggtagatacagggtttcattgtgttgcccaggctggtcttgaccctctgagctcaagcaatttgcccaactcggcctccaaattgctaggattataggtgtgagctgccgtgCCCTGTCCCCACCTTTTTTTTACACTTACAACACTTCACTTACTATTTTTTGTGCAACTGTGATTAGGCAAGAatacttcacttcttttttttttttttttgagacggagttttgctcttgttacccaggctggagtgcaatggcaagatctcggctcaccccaattctcaggaggagaattgcctcctgggttcaggcaattctcctgcctcagcctcctgggtagctgggactacaggcacgcgccaccatgcccagctaattttttgtatttttagtagagacagggtttcaccatgttgaccaggatggtctcgatctcttgacctcgtgatccacccacctcagcctcccaaagtgctgggattacaggcatgagccaccatgcccggcgagaACACTTCACTTCTTACACCAATCACATAGGGATTTCTTTCACACCAACCAGTTTCCCAATTCATGGTAGATACCAACTGGAGTCCTGCAATTGAAATCAGTTCTGACACTCTGCCCAGAGTTACCAGTTACCTAATCCCCAAGTTGAAGGTCTCAATTCCACAAGACTGTGCCCACTCCAGATGCCAATCACCAGGCCTCCTGTACTTCTGACAGACCAACTGTAACTGTTTCTATGACTCCCTCCTCTGGCTCAATAATTTGCTAGGATGGCACACAGAACTCAGGTAAACACTTTACTTACATTGGATAGTTTATTATGAAggataaactttaaaatagtcaGATGGAAGAGTTGCACCGGGCAAGGTACTGGGGAAGGGGGATGTGGAGCTTTCTTGTCCTCTCCCTGCACCCGCATGTGTTCACCAACTTGGCAGCTCTCCAaccctcatcttttttttttgagacagagtttagctcttgttacccaggctggagtgcaatggcgcgatctcggctcaccgcaacctctgcctcctgggttcaggcaattctcctgcctcagcctcctgagtagctgggattacaggcacgtgccaccatgcccagctaatgttttgtatttttagtagaaatggggtttcaccttgttgaccaggatggtcttgatgtcttgacctcatgatccacccaccttggcctctcaaagtgctgggattacaggcatgagccacgccgCCCGGCCCCtcttttttgggtttttatggaagcttcattatGCATGCATACTTGATTAGATAATTAGCCATTAGTTGGAGGTCAGGGGGTTGGAACTgaaagttctctcttttttttgagacaaaatcttgctctgttgcccaggctggagtgcagtggtgcaatctcggctcattgcagccctcgcctcccgagttcaagtgattctcctgcctcagcctcctaagtagctaggactacaggtgcgcgccaccatgcctgactaatttttgtgtttttagtagagatggggtttcaccatgttggccaggatggtctccatctcttgacctcatgctctgcccacctcagcctcccaaagtgttgggattacaagcatgagccactgtgcccagcccgaaAGTTCTAACCAATCACACAGTTGCCTACCTTGGCAACAACCACCAATCTTAGGGGCTTTCTAAAAATCAGCTTACTAATATAAACTCAGTTGTGATTGAACAGGGCTTGCTATGAATAACAAGCTCCCTTCACTTTATCATTTAGGAAATTACAAGGGCTTTAGGAACTCTGGCCAGGAGCCAGGATGGAgaccaaaatacacacacacacacacacacatacatacatacatacatacacacacacagatattaatattttgagatagggagacggtctcattctgttacccaggctggagtgcagtgacacaaacatggctactgcagctttgacctcccaggctcaaatgatcctcccttctcagcctcctgagtaactgggactacaggcatgtgccatcacacctggctaattttttttttttttttttttttgagacggagttttttgctcttgttacccaggctggagtgcaatggcgcgatctcggctcaccgcaacctccgcctcctgggttcaggcgattctcctgactcaacctcccgagtagctgggattataggcacgcgctaccatgcccagctaactttttgtatttttagtagagatggggtttcaccatgttgaccaggatggtctcgatctcttgacctcgtgatccacctgtctcggcctcccaaagtgctgggattacaggtttgcgccaccgcgcccggcctgatttttaaaatattttttagagatgggctctccttgtgttgcccaggctggtcctgacttcctgggctcaagtaatcctcccaccttggcctcccaaagtgctaggattacaggcgtgagccaccatgcctgactctattttttttgttgttgttgttgttgttgttgagaaaggttcttgttctgtcatccaggctggagtgcagtggcaccatcattgctcactgcagcctcaactgcttgggctcaagcagtcctcccacctcagcctcctgagtagctgggatcc from the Saimiri boliviensis isolate mSaiBol1 chromosome 4, mSaiBol1.pri, whole genome shotgun sequence genome contains:
- the AIF1 gene encoding allograft inflammatory factor 1 yields the protein MSQTRDLQGGKAFGLLKAQQEERLDEINKQFLDDPKYSSDEDLPYKLKAFKEKYMEFDLNGNGDIDIMSLKRMLEKLGVPKTHLELKKLIGEVSSGSGETFSYPDFLRMMLGKRSAILKMILMYEEKAREQEKPTGPPAKKAISELP